Genomic window (Geoalkalibacter ferrihydriticus DSM 17813):
GCAAAATCTGACGCTTGGCAACTTCTCTTCTTCTAGGCATGACGATTCCTCGGAATACTGATGGTTACTTGGGACGCTTGGCGCCGTACTTGGAACGACTCTTCATACGACCCTTGACACCAGCCAGGTCCAGAGACCCGCGCACGATGTGATAGCGCACACCCGGAAGGTCCTTCACGCGACCCCCGCGAATCAGAACCACGGAGTGCTCCTGAAGGTTGTGCCCAACCCCGGGAATATAAGAGGTCACAACAATGCCGTTGGTCAGGCGCACACGCGCCACCTTGCGCAACGCCGAGTTGGGCTTCTTCGGAGTCGTCGTATAGACACGGGTACAGACTCCACGTTTCTGCGGATTATTCTTAAGGGCCGGAGCGGTGGACTTCTTTTCCTTCTTCTGGCGCCCATTCCGTATCAGCTGATTAATGGTCGGCATCAAAAACTCCCAAAGTTTCTAAACGGTTAATCCTAAAGGGATTCAGCGGATTTTTCCAGGGAAAAAACCCGCTAACATTATCAATCGACCCCCCCTTTGTCAAGGTCTTTTTCGCGGGACCCGTGAAAAAGATTCAGCGACGAAAACGGCCCTCGCCGGAGGACCGTTTTCAGGGGGGTCGCGCTATGGTCTGCAAGGTTTATTCGCCGAGGATTTCCTCCTCGCTGGATTCGTCAACCTCATCGAGATCGAAGGGCTTCTCGACTTCGACGGGCTCCTCAATGAGCAGCTTGGCGGCTCGATATTTGGCCACTCCAGTCCCAGCCGGGATAAGCCGACCCATGATAACGTTTTCCTTGAGGCCGCGCAGGAAATCGATTTTGCCTTCAATGGCCGCCTGGGTCAACACCTTAGTGGTCTCCTGGAAAGAGGCCGCTGAGATAAAGGATTCGGTGGACAGTGACGCCTTGGTGATACCCAGCATGAGCGGTTCACCCACCGCGGGAAGTTTTCCTGCGGCCAGCATCCGGTCGTTTTCTTCCTCGAACTCGTAGCGATCGACCTGGTCGTCGAGAAGAAATTTGGTGTCGCCAACCTCTTTAATGCGAATGCGTTTGAGCATCTGGCGCACGATGGTTTCAATGTGCTTGTCGTTTATTTTTACGCCCTGAAGGCGGTAAACTTCCTGAACTTCGTCGACCAAGTATTTGGCCAACTCCTTTTCGCCCAGCACCCGCAAAATGTCGTGGGGGTTGCTTGAACCGTCCATCAGCATTTCGCCGGCCTTGACGTGGTCACCTTCATGAACGCTGATGTGCTTGCCTTTGGGGATCAGGTACTCCTTAGGCTCGCCGAACTCAGGCGTTACAATAACCTTGCGCTTGCCCTTGGAGTCCTTGCCGAAAGCCACGACTCCGTCAATTTCGGAAATGACGGCAAATTCTTTGGGCTTGCGCGCCTCGAACAACTCAGCGACACGCGGCAAGCCACCCGTGATGTCCTTAGTCTTGGTGGTTTCACGAGGAATTTTGGCCAACACGCCGCCTGCCTTGACCAGCGTATCGTCGGTCACGCTGATATTGGAGCCCACCGGAAGCATATAGCGGGCCGGTGCGCCATTGGGCAACTTGATGGTCTTGCCGGCTTCGTCCTTGAGTGTGATACGCGGACGCTTGTCGGGATCCTTGGACTCGATGACCACCTTGCGTGAAAGCCCGGTGACCTCGTCGAGTTGCTCCTCGATAGTGATCCCTTCGACCATGTCCCCAAAACGGACACGACCACTGAT
Coding sequences:
- the rpsL gene encoding 30S ribosomal protein S12, whose amino-acid sequence is MPTINQLIRNGRQKKEKKSTAPALKNNPQKRGVCTRVYTTTPKKPNSALRKVARVRLTNGIVVTSYIPGVGHNLQEHSVVLIRGGRVKDLPGVRYHIVRGSLDLAGVKGRMKSRSKYGAKRPK